One Paracidovorax avenae ATCC 19860 genomic region harbors:
- a CDS encoding sensor histidine kinase codes for MQETQILSTRPQPLAESPPEGLGGRALVFDACHVGVVLRAVLFVEIVLGVGAMYGADGPAAWLARLSLLTGGALPATLAWLVTACSLKTLLQRLPVALQYAAGVGLGALAGLYACGMLVLVGVPMEAPWLASAASGALLSALLVAALVLRARARTPAATTARLGELQARIRPHFLFNTLNSAIALVRDEPAKAEALLEDLSDLFRHALVEQGDSATLGEEIVLARRYLAIEEVRFGERLRVQWLLDPRTDGARLPPLLLQPLVENAVKHGVEPSAQGGKLRVSTELRGSRAVVTITNTVPPGGTRAGDHTPRGHGIALANVRDRLRLLHDVQCDFSAGMHNGFYRVRISLPAHA; via the coding sequence ATGCAAGAGACCCAAATTTTATCGACCCGGCCCCAGCCCCTGGCAGAGTCCCCTCCGGAGGGCCTCGGCGGACGCGCGCTCGTCTTCGACGCATGCCATGTCGGCGTGGTGCTGCGCGCCGTGCTTTTCGTGGAGATCGTGCTCGGCGTGGGCGCGATGTACGGCGCCGACGGCCCGGCCGCCTGGCTGGCCCGGCTGTCGCTGCTGACCGGCGGAGCGCTGCCGGCCACCCTGGCCTGGCTGGTCACGGCCTGCAGCCTCAAGACCCTGCTGCAGCGCCTGCCCGTGGCGCTGCAATACGCGGCCGGCGTGGGGCTGGGGGCGCTGGCCGGCCTCTACGCCTGCGGCATGCTGGTGCTGGTCGGCGTGCCCATGGAGGCACCGTGGCTCGCCAGCGCCGCGAGCGGGGCGCTGCTGTCGGCACTGCTCGTGGCGGCGCTGGTGCTGCGCGCCCGCGCACGCACGCCGGCCGCCACCACCGCGCGGCTCGGCGAACTGCAGGCGCGCATCCGGCCGCACTTCCTTTTCAACACCCTCAACAGCGCCATCGCGCTGGTGCGCGACGAGCCAGCCAAGGCCGAGGCGCTGCTGGAAGACCTGAGCGACCTGTTCCGCCATGCCCTGGTGGAACAGGGCGACTCCGCGACGCTGGGCGAGGAGATCGTGCTCGCGCGGCGCTACCTCGCCATCGAGGAAGTGCGCTTCGGGGAGCGCCTGCGCGTGCAATGGCTGCTCGATCCGCGCACGGACGGCGCCCGGCTGCCACCCCTGCTGCTGCAGCCGCTCGTGGAAAACGCCGTCAAGCACGGGGTGGAGCCCTCCGCGCAGGGCGGCAAGCTGCGCGTGAGTACCGAACTGCGCGGCAGCCGCGCCGTGGTCACCATCACCAACACGGTGCCGCCCGGCGGGACCCGCGCGGGCGATCACACGCCCCGCGGCCACGGCATCGCCCTGGCCAACGTGCGCGACCGGCTGCGCCTGCTGCACGATGTGCAGTGCGACTTCTCGGCGGGCATGCACAATGGCTTCTACCGGGTGCGCATCTCCCTGCCGGCGCATGCCTGA
- a CDS encoding LytR/AlgR family response regulator transcription factor → MHILIVDDEALARSRLRTLLSDSGGHTLAEAANAAEALQLLRAPGGRPFDTVLLDIHMPGQDGLSLAHALRALASPPAIVFVTAHADHAVSAFELDAADYLTKPVRAERLQQALAKAQRAAARPPATAPAPADTEALLIQDRGRTERVPLDEVVYVKAELKYLTVRTGTRSYILDGALSELEARYPSRFLRVHRNALVARRALRSIEKHYDPVEGEGWAVRMHGLPELLSVSRRQVSAVREALAG, encoded by the coding sequence ATGCACATCCTCATCGTGGACGACGAAGCCCTGGCCCGCAGCCGCCTGCGCACGCTGTTGTCCGACAGTGGCGGGCATACCCTGGCCGAAGCGGCGAATGCCGCCGAAGCGCTGCAGTTGCTGCGCGCGCCGGGCGGGCGGCCCTTCGACACCGTGCTGCTCGACATCCACATGCCCGGCCAGGACGGGCTCTCCCTGGCGCATGCGCTGCGCGCCCTGGCCAGCCCTCCCGCCATCGTCTTCGTGACGGCGCACGCCGACCATGCCGTGAGCGCCTTCGAGCTGGATGCGGCGGACTACCTCACCAAGCCCGTGCGCGCCGAGCGCCTGCAGCAGGCGCTGGCCAAGGCCCAGCGTGCCGCCGCCCGGCCCCCTGCAACTGCCCCGGCCCCCGCGGACACGGAGGCGCTGCTGATCCAGGACCGGGGCCGCACCGAGCGTGTACCGCTGGACGAGGTGGTCTATGTCAAGGCCGAGCTCAAGTACCTCACCGTCCGCACGGGCACGCGCAGCTACATCCTGGACGGCGCGCTGAGCGAACTGGAAGCGCGTTATCCATCCCGCTTCCTGCGGGTGCACCGCAACGCGCTGGTCGCCCGGCGCGCGCTGCGCTCCATCGAGAAGCACTACGACCCGGTGGAAGGCGAAGGCTGGGCCGTGCGCATGCACGGCCTGCCGGAACTGCTGTCCGTGTCGCGCCGGCAGGTATCCGCCGTCCGCGAAGCGCTGGCGGGCTGA
- a CDS encoding IS110 family transposase yields MSELVYVGIDIAKNSFEVAVTGELQTLNLANDEAGHAQLCQWLAPLAPRLILMEATGGYEQDLALALAGAGLHVSVVNPRQARDFARCVGKLAKTDRIDAQALRSFASMLDAQGHQPRALADDERRELTALVVRRRQLVAMLVSERQRLGVAHRKAKPSILAIMDAIAAQLHDVDDELKAHVQTHHADLAKLLTSVKGVGPTTACTLLAQLPELGQLNRKQITALVGLAPMNRDSGTLRGQRHIFGGRADVRRVLYVAALVGTRFNPVLKVFYAKLLAAGKAKKVALVACMHKLLVILNAIARTRSPWRDDFAERL; encoded by the coding sequence ATGAGTGAACTCGTCTACGTGGGCATCGATATCGCCAAGAACAGCTTCGAAGTGGCTGTCACGGGCGAACTGCAGACGCTCAATCTGGCCAACGACGAAGCCGGCCATGCCCAGCTGTGCCAATGGCTCGCACCGCTGGCGCCCAGGCTCATCCTGATGGAGGCCACCGGCGGCTATGAGCAAGACCTCGCGCTGGCCTTGGCGGGCGCGGGCTTGCACGTGTCGGTGGTCAACCCTCGCCAGGCACGCGACTTCGCGCGCTGCGTGGGCAAGCTGGCCAAGACCGACCGCATCGACGCGCAAGCTCTGCGCAGCTTTGCCTCGATGCTCGATGCGCAAGGCCACCAGCCTCGTGCCCTGGCCGACGACGAGCGCCGCGAGCTCACGGCCCTGGTGGTGCGCCGCAGGCAACTGGTGGCCATGCTGGTGTCCGAGCGCCAGCGCCTGGGCGTGGCCCACCGCAAGGCCAAGCCCAGCATCCTGGCGATCATGGATGCCATCGCGGCGCAATTGCACGATGTCGATGACGAGCTCAAGGCGCATGTCCAGACTCACCACGCCGACCTGGCCAAACTGCTGACCTCGGTCAAGGGCGTGGGGCCGACGACCGCCTGCACGCTGCTGGCGCAACTTCCCGAACTCGGCCAGCTCAATCGCAAGCAGATCACGGCCCTGGTCGGTCTGGCGCCCATGAACCGAGACTCGGGCACGCTCAGGGGCCAGCGCCACATCTTCGGTGGCCGCGCCGACGTGCGGCGCGTGCTCTACGTCGCAGCCTTGGTCGGCACGCGCTTCAACCCCGTCCTCAAGGTGTTCTACGCCAAGCTGCTGGCCGCGGGCAAAGCCAAGAAGGTCGCCCTCGTGGCATGCATGCACAAGCTGCTGGTCATCCTGAACGCGATCGCTCGCACCAGGTCGCCCTGGCGCGATGACTTTGCTGAGCGTCTTTGA
- a CDS encoding lyase family protein has protein sequence MTIPRESPRKHLRLHAALHALACAAALCTGATAAAQAGAPAQAPESGPPSATPARPAAAPPRDEFFWLGEINKASAVINIDQGLLDKSLAPLVHDSISKVLADGNRPGGKRPRLVITFEPLLIEAAGPQITLLHAGRSSQDMLSTVRAAMLRDQMLQLAEALNQTTATMVRLADRHQATVVPNYTNGVAAQPNSYGHYLLGLASGLDRDAQRIREAYARIDRSPMGTTVLNGTSWPLDRQRMADYLGFSATVDNAYDAAQVSAVDQPVEAGAIVMAIALHAGTFIEDVMTQYAQPRPWILLQEGGGNTYVSSAMPQKRNPGLLNATRRDASQALTLGMGAAIQAHNIPPGMQDPKEARNNTAMVQSAIDVLRQWDRILGALVIDPQRALEELNSDWTASQELADVLMRKYRLPFRVGHHFASEVVEYAKAKDIKPLDFPYAEARRIYAESVHGSEFPAQLPMDEAEFRATLDPVAIVRHRATAGGPQPAEMARMLKAAQARVEQQSAWIAAQRARIGSSLARLDRDFDRLAPR, from the coding sequence ATGACGATCCCACGAGAAAGCCCCCGGAAACACCTGCGGTTGCACGCCGCACTGCACGCCCTCGCCTGCGCTGCCGCGCTGTGCACGGGCGCCACGGCGGCGGCGCAGGCCGGAGCACCAGCACAGGCGCCGGAGTCCGGCCCACCGTCTGCAACTCCGGCCCGGCCGGCCGCAGCCCCACCCCGCGACGAGTTCTTCTGGCTCGGCGAGATCAACAAGGCATCGGCCGTCATCAACATCGACCAGGGCCTGCTCGACAAGTCCCTGGCGCCGCTGGTCCACGACAGCATCAGCAAGGTGCTGGCCGACGGCAACCGGCCCGGCGGCAAGCGGCCCCGGCTGGTGATCACTTTCGAGCCCCTGCTCATCGAGGCCGCGGGTCCGCAGATCACGCTGCTGCACGCCGGCCGCTCCAGCCAGGACATGCTCTCCACCGTGCGCGCGGCCATGCTGCGCGACCAGATGCTGCAGCTGGCCGAGGCGCTGAACCAGACGACGGCCACCATGGTCCGGCTGGCCGACAGGCACCAGGCCACCGTGGTGCCCAACTACACGAACGGCGTGGCCGCGCAGCCCAACAGCTACGGCCACTACCTGCTGGGCCTGGCCAGCGGCCTGGACCGCGATGCGCAGCGCATCCGCGAGGCCTATGCCCGCATCGACCGCTCGCCCATGGGCACCACGGTGCTCAACGGCACGAGCTGGCCGCTCGACCGCCAGCGCATGGCGGACTACCTGGGCTTTTCCGCCACGGTGGACAACGCCTACGACGCCGCACAGGTCTCGGCCGTGGACCAGCCGGTGGAGGCCGGCGCCATCGTCATGGCGATCGCCCTGCATGCCGGCACCTTCATCGAGGACGTGATGACGCAGTACGCGCAGCCCCGCCCTTGGATCCTGCTGCAGGAAGGCGGCGGCAACACTTACGTGTCGAGCGCGATGCCGCAAAAGCGCAACCCCGGCCTGCTCAACGCCACGCGCCGCGACGCCTCGCAGGCCCTGACGCTGGGCATGGGCGCGGCCATCCAGGCGCACAATATCCCGCCCGGCATGCAGGACCCCAAGGAAGCGCGCAACAACACCGCCATGGTGCAGAGCGCGATCGACGTGCTGCGCCAGTGGGACCGCATCCTGGGCGCGCTGGTCATCGACCCGCAGCGCGCACTCGAGGAATTGAACAGCGACTGGACCGCCTCGCAGGAACTGGCCGACGTGCTGATGCGCAAGTACCGGCTGCCCTTCCGCGTGGGCCACCATTTCGCGTCGGAGGTGGTCGAGTACGCCAAGGCGAAGGACATCAAGCCGCTGGACTTCCCCTACGCCGAGGCGCGCCGCATCTATGCGGAATCGGTGCACGGCTCGGAATTCCCCGCGCAACTGCCCATGGACGAGGCCGAGTTCCGCGCCACGCTGGACCCGGTGGCCATCGTCCGCCACCGCGCGACAGCCGGCGGCCCCCAGCCAGCGGAAATGGCCCGCATGCTCAAGGCCGCCCAGGCCCGCGTGGAACAGCAATCGGCCTGGATAGCCGCGCAGCGCGCCCGCATCGGCAGCAGCCTCGCCCGCCTGGACCGCGACTTCGACCGCCTCGCCCCCCGCTGA
- a CDS encoding ZIP family metal transporter — protein MTLIAIILATLAAGIGSVWVAALLMRAGWGDGRSGIGPRHLLSFAAGALLATAFMHLLPEAFESQAGAHELFATLLVGLVFFFLLDKAELWHHGHEHGVGPANDDPGAGGGHVHAHGHTHHGHGHGHHAHAHGGDGGHAHSHSHRGSGGWALLTGDSVHCFGDGILIASAFLADLRLGAIAALAVLAHEVPHHMGDLVVLRQSSGDRRAALVKVSLAGAVTALGGVVGYFLVGELQDWLPYFLAIASSSFVYVALADLIPQLQKRLTAKQTLAQIAWLLGGMVVVTLVSGMAHAH, from the coding sequence ATGACTTTGATCGCAATCATCCTGGCCACCCTGGCCGCGGGTATCGGCAGCGTGTGGGTGGCCGCCCTGCTCATGCGGGCCGGCTGGGGGGACGGCCGCTCGGGCATCGGCCCGCGGCACCTGCTGAGCTTCGCGGCCGGCGCGCTGCTGGCCACGGCCTTCATGCACCTGCTGCCGGAGGCCTTCGAGAGCCAGGCCGGCGCGCACGAACTCTTCGCCACGCTGCTGGTGGGGCTGGTCTTCTTCTTCCTGCTGGACAAGGCGGAACTCTGGCACCACGGCCACGAGCACGGCGTGGGGCCTGCCAACGACGACCCAGGTGCGGGAGGAGGGCACGTGCACGCCCATGGACACACCCACCATGGACATGGCCACGGGCACCACGCCCACGCGCATGGCGGCGACGGCGGGCATGCCCATTCCCATTCCCATCGCGGCTCCGGCGGCTGGGCCCTGCTCACGGGCGACAGCGTGCACTGCTTCGGCGACGGCATCCTGATCGCCTCCGCCTTCCTGGCCGACCTGCGCCTGGGCGCCATCGCCGCGCTGGCCGTCCTGGCCCATGAAGTGCCGCACCACATGGGTGACCTGGTGGTGCTGCGCCAGTCCAGCGGCGACCGGCGTGCGGCCCTGGTCAAGGTGTCCCTGGCCGGCGCGGTCACCGCGCTCGGGGGCGTGGTGGGCTACTTCCTGGTGGGCGAGCTGCAGGACTGGCTGCCGTATTTCCTGGCCATTGCGTCCAGCAGCTTCGTCTATGTGGCCCTGGCCGACCTCATCCCCCAGCTGCAGAAGCGCCTGACGGCCAAACAGACCCTGGCGCAGATCGCGTGGCTGCTGGGCGGCATGGTGGTGGTCACGCTGGTGAGCGGGATGGCGCACGCGCACTAG
- a CDS encoding dienelactone hydrolase family protein: MLHDDLRKDFDALLPGKSSDAGASRRTAMRVALGAGFGVGYAAAAMPVMAQTAIHTPSDGLVAGKVEIDVNGFKVPAYRAAPAGKTGLPVVLVIQEIFGVHEYIADTCRRFAKAGYLAIAPEMFVRQGDPSQYTEISRLMSEVVSKVPDAQVLADLDATVKWAGDHGGDLSKVGITGFCWGGRITWLYAAHGPVKAGVAWYGRLVGQASELTPKHPVDIAPILKAPVLGLYGDKDTGIPLDTIDKMKAALKNGSAAAKASEFVVYPDAPHAFHADYRPSYRKEAAEDGWKRALAWFKVHGVG, from the coding sequence ATGCTGCATGACGACCTCAGGAAAGATTTCGATGCCCTGCTGCCCGGCAAATCCAGCGACGCCGGCGCCAGCCGCCGCACCGCCATGCGCGTGGCGTTGGGCGCGGGCTTCGGCGTGGGCTATGCCGCCGCGGCGATGCCGGTGATGGCGCAGACGGCCATCCACACGCCGTCCGACGGGCTGGTGGCGGGCAAGGTCGAGATCGACGTCAATGGCTTCAAGGTGCCGGCCTACCGCGCCGCGCCCGCCGGCAAGACGGGGCTGCCCGTGGTGCTGGTGATCCAGGAGATCTTCGGCGTGCACGAGTACATCGCCGACACCTGCCGCCGCTTCGCGAAGGCGGGCTATCTGGCCATCGCCCCGGAAATGTTCGTGCGCCAGGGGGACCCCTCGCAGTACACCGAAATCTCCAGGCTCATGAGCGAGGTCGTCTCCAAGGTGCCCGACGCCCAGGTGCTGGCCGACCTCGACGCGACCGTGAAATGGGCCGGCGACCATGGCGGCGATCTCTCCAAAGTGGGTATCACGGGCTTCTGCTGGGGCGGGCGCATCACCTGGCTCTATGCGGCCCACGGCCCGGTCAAGGCCGGCGTGGCATGGTACGGCCGGCTGGTGGGGCAGGCGAGCGAGCTCACGCCCAAGCACCCGGTGGACATCGCTCCCATCCTCAAGGCGCCGGTGCTCGGCCTTTATGGCGACAAAGACACCGGAATCCCTCTTGACACGATTGATAAGATGAAAGCGGCCCTCAAGAACGGCTCCGCCGCCGCCAAGGCGTCGGAGTTCGTGGTGTACCCTGACGCGCCGCATGCGTTCCATGCCGACTACCGGCCCAGCTACCGCAAGGAAGCCGCCGAGGACGGATGGAAGCGCGCGCTGGCGTGGTTCAAGGTGCACGGCGTGGGCTGA
- a CDS encoding GbsR/MarR family transcriptional regulator: MQLTDTARRFIVHWGEMGTAWGVNRTVAQIHALLFFHGRPLHAEDICETLGVARSNASNSLKELLNWHLIRVTHVLGDRRDYFETSTDVWELFRTIVRERKEREFEPTVRMLRELASRPEMAAEAPDAQDRVRETLRLMESLDLWTEEMLRLTPSTLEKVLRLGASVQKFVRGDEAASRGKRSPAGPPPPGTPAT; encoded by the coding sequence ATGCAACTGACCGACACCGCCCGCCGCTTCATCGTCCACTGGGGCGAAATGGGCACCGCCTGGGGCGTCAACCGCACCGTCGCCCAGATCCACGCCCTGCTCTTCTTCCACGGCCGGCCATTGCATGCGGAAGACATCTGCGAGACCCTCGGCGTCGCCCGGTCCAACGCGAGCAACAGCCTGAAGGAACTGCTCAACTGGCACCTGATCCGCGTCACCCACGTCCTGGGCGACCGGCGCGACTATTTCGAGACCTCCACCGACGTCTGGGAGCTGTTCCGCACCATCGTGCGCGAGCGCAAGGAGCGCGAGTTCGAGCCGACGGTGCGCATGCTGCGCGAACTGGCGAGCCGTCCCGAGATGGCAGCCGAAGCCCCCGATGCGCAGGACCGTGTGCGTGAAACCCTGCGCCTGATGGAATCGCTGGACCTCTGGACGGAAGAGATGCTCCGGCTCACGCCCTCCACCCTCGAGAAGGTGCTGCGCCTGGGTGCCAGCGTGCAGAAGTTCGTGCGCGGCGATGAAGCCGCGTCCCGCGGCAAGCGCTCCCCGGCAGGTCCACCGCCTCCGGGCACGCCCGCCACCTGA
- a CDS encoding thiol-disulfide oxidoreductase DCC family protein, with product MTTDPQALYPLTLYFDSRCQLCNAEMTNLRLRDRAGLLRFADVWAAGFEGPPGTTHEQLLTLIHARTADGRVLRGVEVFRRAYEAVGLGWVMAATRLPVLGPLADRLYPVLARNRYRLPRWLVGGLFERASRRAALRRCAPGDRCDL from the coding sequence ATGACCACCGACCCGCAAGCCCTCTATCCCCTCACCCTCTACTTCGATTCCCGCTGCCAGCTCTGCAATGCGGAGATGACCAACCTGCGCCTGCGCGACCGGGCCGGGCTGCTGCGGTTCGCGGACGTGTGGGCAGCCGGCTTCGAAGGCCCGCCGGGTACCACGCACGAGCAATTGCTGACGCTGATCCATGCCCGCACCGCGGATGGCCGGGTGCTGCGCGGCGTGGAGGTGTTCCGCCGCGCCTACGAGGCCGTGGGCCTGGGCTGGGTCATGGCAGCCACGCGCCTGCCGGTGCTGGGCCCGCTCGCGGACCGGCTCTATCCGGTGCTGGCGCGCAACCGCTACCGCCTGCCGCGCTGGCTGGTCGGCGGCCTGTTCGAGCGCGCGAGCCGGCGCGCGGCCCTGCGGCGGTGCGCCCCCGGCGACCGCTGCGACCTCTGA
- a CDS encoding NAD-dependent epimerase/dehydratase family protein, with product MQVLITGATGFIGRHVAARLRADGHTVHEGVSPRHGRRDAGQVPMDFARDTDPAAWLPRLAGIDAVVNAVGVLRDSPGRPIDALHRDTPIALFQACAQAGVRRVVQISALGVDRSETRYARTKRGADTFLLGPVQGAAPAPSACVLRPSIVFGRGGASSALFMNLARLPVVVLPRPVLQARVQPVAVHDLADAVAALLGPVQDRQGIIECAGPEAVPMAGLVASLRAQCGHGPAHVAALPDALSRLSARLGDRVPASPWCSESLAMLGSDNTADPAPLRSLLGREAVHYRDLVARAWRQP from the coding sequence ATGCAAGTCCTCATCACCGGCGCGACCGGGTTCATCGGCAGGCACGTCGCCGCCCGGCTGCGCGCGGACGGTCACACCGTCCACGAAGGCGTTTCCCCGCGCCACGGCCGGCGCGATGCCGGACAGGTGCCCATGGATTTCGCGCGCGATACCGATCCCGCCGCATGGCTGCCCCGACTCGCGGGCATCGACGCGGTGGTCAACGCCGTCGGCGTGCTGCGCGACAGCCCCGGCCGCCCTATCGATGCGCTGCACCGCGATACCCCGATCGCGCTGTTCCAGGCCTGCGCCCAGGCCGGCGTGCGGCGCGTGGTGCAGATCTCCGCGCTGGGCGTGGACCGCAGCGAGACGCGCTATGCCCGCACCAAGCGCGGCGCGGACACGTTCCTGCTGGGCCCGGTGCAGGGAGCGGCCCCGGCGCCTTCCGCCTGCGTGCTGCGGCCCAGCATCGTGTTCGGCCGCGGCGGCGCGAGCAGCGCACTCTTCATGAACCTGGCGCGGCTGCCCGTGGTGGTCCTGCCGCGTCCCGTGCTGCAGGCCCGCGTCCAGCCCGTGGCCGTGCACGACCTCGCCGATGCCGTGGCCGCGCTGCTGGGCCCGGTCCAGGACCGCCAGGGCATCATCGAATGCGCGGGCCCGGAGGCCGTGCCCATGGCCGGGCTGGTCGCCAGCCTGCGTGCCCAGTGCGGACACGGGCCGGCCCATGTGGCGGCGCTGCCGGACGCGCTCAGCCGGCTGAGCGCACGGCTCGGAGACCGCGTGCCGGCCTCGCCCTGGTGCAGCGAGAGCCTGGCGATGCTGGGCAGCGACAACACCGCCGATCCCGCGCCGCTGCGCAGCCTCCTGGGCCGCGAGGCCGTGCATTACCGGGACCTGGTCGCCCGCGCCTGGAGGCAGCCATGA
- a CDS encoding DoxX-like family protein, whose amino-acid sequence MTGRAPPSSAGPRERGWLRASLVAVWLGTAVASVAEFHGQSRDLLVAAGMQNTLLMQAIIAAGIAADLAVGAWLWWRPGRPAYAAALLLMGAMTVIATLLLPGLWLDPLGRLLKNIPIAAILLVLWHTEERRP is encoded by the coding sequence ATGACGGGGCGCGCACCACCATCGTCCGCAGGACCTCGCGAACGGGGCTGGCTGCGCGCGAGCCTCGTGGCCGTCTGGCTGGGTACCGCGGTCGCCAGCGTGGCGGAGTTCCATGGCCAGAGTCGCGACCTGCTGGTGGCCGCCGGGATGCAGAACACCCTGCTCATGCAGGCCATCATTGCCGCCGGCATCGCCGCGGACCTGGCCGTCGGCGCATGGCTGTGGTGGCGGCCGGGCCGCCCCGCCTATGCCGCGGCCCTGCTGCTCATGGGCGCAATGACCGTGATCGCCACCCTCCTGCTGCCCGGGCTGTGGCTCGATCCACTGGGCCGGCTGCTCAAGAACATTCCGATCGCGGCCATCCTGCTCGTGCTCTGGCATACGGAAGAGAGACGTCCATGA
- a CDS encoding DUF2269 family protein: MNSYLVLKWVHILSSVLLVGTGFGSAFYLFLANRSGSVQAQAVVARLVVRADTWFTTPAGIVQPVSGVALAHMAGWPLSTPWIAASLGLYVVAGLCWLPVLWLQWRMAAMARDAAERGTALPEDYRRHARWWEALGYPAFIAMLAIYYMMVAKPAL, encoded by the coding sequence ATGAATTCGTACCTGGTCCTCAAGTGGGTGCACATCCTCTCCAGCGTACTGCTGGTGGGCACGGGATTCGGCTCGGCCTTCTACCTGTTCCTCGCCAACCGCAGCGGCAGCGTGCAGGCCCAGGCCGTGGTGGCGCGGCTCGTGGTGCGCGCGGACACCTGGTTCACCACGCCGGCGGGAATCGTGCAGCCGGTCAGCGGCGTGGCACTGGCCCACATGGCCGGCTGGCCGCTGTCCACGCCGTGGATCGCCGCGTCCCTGGGTCTGTACGTGGTCGCGGGCCTGTGCTGGCTGCCCGTGCTGTGGCTGCAGTGGCGCATGGCCGCCATGGCGCGCGACGCGGCGGAGCGCGGCACCGCACTGCCGGAAGACTACCGCCGCCATGCACGCTGGTGGGAGGCGCTGGGCTACCCGGCCTTCATCGCCATGCTTGCGATCTACTACATGATGGTGGCCAAGCCGGCGCTCTAG
- a CDS encoding aspartate/glutamate racemase family protein, with protein MTQPAGQAAGVEPPRTVGILGGMGPAAGADFARLFVEACTARMQALGIAVRDQAYPEHWLAQVPVPDRTAALDDPRPGAHQPGDALLQATGRLAALGARAVAIACNTAHAWHRLLQERFPQLSVLHMPREVAALLHAQGRRRVGLLATQGTYRSGLYRRALEQAGIDCLEPDEAGRERLMQGIYEGVKAGDMALARQCFSEVAQALRDAGGAEVIVMGCTEIPLALDEAGAGAALLDPARVLADALAREAYPQPPRGGRELQP; from the coding sequence ATGACGCAGCCGGCAGGGCAGGCGGCGGGCGTGGAACCGCCGCGCACCGTCGGCATCCTGGGCGGCATGGGGCCGGCGGCCGGCGCGGACTTCGCGCGCCTGTTCGTCGAGGCCTGCACGGCGCGCATGCAGGCGCTGGGCATCGCCGTGCGCGACCAGGCCTACCCCGAGCACTGGCTGGCCCAGGTGCCGGTGCCGGACCGCACGGCGGCGCTGGACGATCCCCGGCCCGGCGCCCACCAGCCGGGCGATGCCCTGTTGCAGGCCACCGGCCGCCTGGCCGCGCTGGGCGCCCGTGCGGTGGCGATTGCCTGCAATACCGCGCACGCCTGGCATCGGCTGCTGCAGGAGCGGTTCCCGCAGCTCTCCGTGCTGCACATGCCGCGCGAAGTGGCGGCGCTGCTGCACGCCCAGGGCCGCCGGCGCGTGGGCCTGCTGGCCACCCAGGGCACCTATCGCAGCGGCCTGTACCGGCGGGCGCTGGAGCAGGCCGGCATCGACTGCCTGGAGCCGGACGAGGCCGGCCGCGAGCGGCTCATGCAGGGCATCTACGAGGGCGTGAAGGCTGGCGACATGGCGCTGGCGCGCCAGTGCTTCAGCGAAGTGGCGCAGGCGCTGCGCGATGCCGGCGGCGCCGAAGTGATCGTGATGGGCTGCACGGAAATCCCCCTGGCCCTGGACGAGGCCGGCGCGGGTGCGGCACTGCTGGACCCGGCCCGCGTGCTGGCCGATGCACTGGCCCGCGAAGCCTATCCGCAGCCGCCCCGCGGCGGCCGGGAACTTCAACCCTAG